A window of the Aspergillus flavus chromosome 6, complete sequence genome harbors these coding sequences:
- a CDS encoding aldo/keto reductase family protein (glycerol dehydrogenase Gcy1, putative), whose product MASLQHTKKTYTLNTGDKIPAIGLGTWQSKPNEVREAVKNALLKGYRHIDTALAYGNEAEVGQGIKDSGVPREEIWITTKLDNTWHHRVSEGIESSLKDLGVSYVDLYLVHWPSSTDPNDKSKHLPDWDFIKTWQEMQKLPATGKVRNIGVSNFGIKNLEKLLNDPSTKIVPAVNQIELHPNNPSPKLVAYNTSKGIHSTGYSCLGSTNSPLYKDPTLLQLAEKKGKTPQQCLLQWGIQKGWSVIPKSVSKERIDTNFELDGWNLTDEEVNQLDNLKDRRKVCGDSWLPIKVFFGDDE is encoded by the exons ATGGCCAGCCTTCAGCACACCAA GAAGACTTACACCCTGAACACAGGGGACAAGATTCCCGCCATTGGTCTGGGAACCTGGCAATCCAAGCCCAACGAGGTCCGCGAAGCTGTTAAAAATGCTCTCCTGAAGGGCTACCGCCACATCGATAC CGCTCTCGCTTACGGCAACGAAGCCGAAGTTGGCCAAGGCATCAAGGACTCCGGCGTGCCCCGCGAAGAGATCTGGATCACCACCAAGCTAGACAACACCTGGCATCACCGCGTGTCCGAGGGCATTGAGTCCTCCCTGAAGGACCTAGGCGTGTCCTACGTGGACCTTTACCTCGTGCACTGGCCCAGCAGCACCGACCCCAACGACAAGTCCAAGCATCTCCCTGACTGGGACTTCATCAAGACATGGCAAGAGATGCAGAAGCTGCCCGCCACCGGCAAGGTCCGCAACATCGGTGTCTCGAACTTCGGTATCAAGAACCTTGAGAAGCTCCTTAATGACCCTAGCACCAAGATCGTCCCCGCCGTCAACCAGATCGAGCTGCACCCTAACAACCCCTCGCCGAAGTTGGTTGCCTACAATACCTCCAAGGGTATTCACTCCACTGGGTACTCTTGTCTTGGTTCCACGAACTCGCCCCTGTACAAGGACCCTACGCTGCTGCAGCTcgcggagaagaagggcaagacGCCCCAGCAGTGTCTGTTGCAGTGGGGTATTCAGAAGGGGTGGAGTGTTATTCCTAAGTCTGTTAGCAAGGAGCGTATCGATACTAACTTTGAGCTTGATGGGTGGAACCTGACTGATGAGGAGGTTAACCAGCTTGATAACTTAAAGGATCGCCGCAAGGTCTGTGGTGATAGCTGGCTTCCTATTAAGGTTTTcttcggtgatgatgagTAG
- a CDS encoding putative endo-1,4-beta-mannosidase (Probable mannan endo-1,4-beta-mannosidase F), translating into MRSLSSIALLSVVGAASAQAGPWAQCGGKSFSGSSECASGWKCQELNEWFSQCVPGAESTTPTVSSTPTPTDAPSVSITASATTGINKSISVSSASKSTPLPSSSSASPSPRPTGSGSFAKADGLQFSIDGETKYFAGTNAYWLPFQMNDADIDSVFDHLEQAGLKILRVWGFNDVNTAPSPGTVYFQLHDKEKSTSTINTGKDGLQRLDYVVAAAEKHGVKLIIPFVNSWDDYGGYNAYVKAYGGSKTEWFTNEKIQSVYQAYIKAVVSRYRDSPAIFAWELGNEPRCSGCSTDVIHGWATKISAYIKSLDPNHMVALGDEGMGLTIGSDQSYPYGTSEGNDFEKNLAIPDIDFGTLHLYTTDWGIKDNAWGNGWVENHAKACKAAGKPCLFEEYGMKGNHCTDELKWQKTSLSSGTAADLIWQYGQQLSTGESPKDAYSIFYGTDEWKCAVMDHMENVNKN; encoded by the exons ATGCGTTCCTTGTCGTCTATCGCACTCCTGTCTGTGGTGGGAGCTGCGTCTGCCCAGGCTGGTCCTTGGGCTCAGTGTGGAGGCAAGTCCTTCTCCGGCTCATCCGAGTGTGCCTCGGGATGGAAATGTCAGGAGCTGAACGAGTGGTTTAGCCAATGTGTACCTG GCGCCGAGTCCACGACTCCCACCGTGTCGAGCACTCCCACGCCCACTGACGCTCCTTCAGTGTCCATTACTGCATCTGCCACCACGGGCATCAACAAGTCGATCTCAGTTTCATCAGCGTCGAAATCCACTCCCCTgccgtcttcgtcgtcggccTCGCCAAGCCCTCGTCCCACGGGCAGCGGGTCCTTCGCCAAGGCGGATGGATTGCAGTTCTCGATTGACGGCGAGACCAAGTACTTCGCCGGCACAAATGCCTACTGGCTCCCCTTCCAAATGAACGATGCGGACATTGACTCCGTGTTCGATCATCTGGAGCAGGCCGGATTGAAGATCCTTCGTGTCTGGGGCTTCAACGATGTTAACACCGCTCCCAGCCCCGGAACGGTCTACTTCCAGCTCCAcgacaaggagaagagcacttCCACCATCAACACCGGCAAAGACGGTCTCCAGCGTCTTGACTATGTGGTTGCTGCCGCTGAGAAGCACGGCGTCAAGCTCATCATTCCTTTCGTGAACAGCTGGGACGACTATGGCGGATACAACGCCTATGTCAAGGCCTACGGCGGCAGCAAGACTGAGTGGTTCACCAACGAGAAGATCCAGAGCGTGTACCAGGCCTATATCAAGGCCGTTGTCTCTCGGTACAGGGACTCCCCGGCGATCTTTGCTTGGGAGCTGGGTAACGAGCCTCGCTGCTCTGGATGCAGCACTGATGTTATCCACGGCTGGGCCACCAAGATCAGTGCCTACATCAAGTCTCTGGATCCCAACCACATGGTCGCCTTGGGTGATG AGGGCATGGGCTTGACCATCGGCTCTGATCAGTCGTACCCGTACGGCACCAGCGAAGGAAACGACTTTGAGAAGAACCTGGCTATCCCGGACATTGACTTCGGAACTCTCCACCTTTACACCACTGACT GGGGTATCAAGGACAACGCCTGGGGCAATGGATGGGTTGAGAACCACGCCAAGGCCTGCAAGGCTGCCGGTAAGCCATGCTTGTTCGAGGAGTATGGCATGAAGGGCAATCACTGCACCGACGAGCTGAAGTGGCAAAAGACCTCCCTGAGCTCGGGCACCGCGGCCGATCTCATCTGGCAGTATGGTCAGCAGCTGTCCACGGGCGAGTCTCCCAAGGATGCGTACAGCATCTTTTACGGCACAGATGAGTGGAAGTGCGCCGTTATGGACCATATGGAAAATGTCAACAAGAACTAA
- a CDS encoding thioesterase-like superfamily-domain-containing protein, with amino-acid sequence MSPKDIFISASSVGSDRQPQACRLTPLEDAIKLTASENEDSCFLGYLPEDWCTKGDLGFRAYGGFCTALIVGGSSRYFALRYPESNQPHCVSLHIQFLRPLPCGPFKVSFDDIRNGSRFSVIEARICPMDSAFSSPYIVSVITLGNLHRKTGPSISVQSTTIPNRLNDCVPWKHYYFDPNKNPPGARFEFLVPKGGPSLLWSPVRGQNARDQWAKVAGENESFNMEYLGLLADSVPALPMNYDPQGLNATEMWAFPTVNLSLDIREDPTGKEWILVRSKMRSLRDGRFDMEMQMVDENNNLVATCRHSCVMFARRSGQGRKVRPKASL; translated from the exons ATGTCACCAAAGGACATATTCATCAGCGCCTCATCGGTGGGATCTGATAGGCAACCACAAGCCTGCAGATTAACTCCATTGGAGGATGCCATTAAACTTACAGCTTCAGAAAATGAAGACAGCTGCTTCTTGGGCTATTTACCCGAGGATTGGTGTACCAAAG GGGACCTTGGCTTTCGAGCCTATGGAGGGTTCTGCACTGCTCTGATAGTCGGTGGTAGTAGCAGATACTTTGCGTTAAGATATCCGGAGTCAAACCAACCTCACTGTGTCTCTCTCCATATTCAGTTCTTAAGGCCCCTCCCCTGTGGACCGTTCAAAGTCAGTTTCGATGACATACGGAACGGTTCCCGGTTCTCAGTTATAGAAGCGAGAATATGTCCAATGGATAGTGCGTTTTCCAGTCCGTATATAGTATCTGTCATTACTCTTGGGAATTTGCATCGAAAAACTGGACCCAGTATCAGCGTGCAATCGACGACGATACCAAACAGACTAAATGATTGTGTTCCATGGAAGCATTATTACTTTGATCCAAATAAAAACCCTCCCGGCGCCCGCTTCGAATTTCTTGTTCCAAAAGGCGGTCCCAGCCTCTTATGGAGTCCTGTCCGGGGACAGAACGCTCGGGATCAGTGGGCAAAGGTAGCTGGAGAGAATGAGAGCTTTAACATGGAGTATCTAGGATTGCTCGCCGATTCG GTCCCTGCCCTTCCTATGAACTATGATCCCCAAGGACTAAATGCCACAGAAATGTGGGCCTTTCCTACAGTCAATCTGTCCTTGGACATTCGCGAAGACCCAACTGGAAAGGAGTGGATACTTGTTCGTTCAAAGATGCGAAGCCTACGTGACGGTCGCTTTGATATGGAGATGCAAATGGTTGATGAGAACAATAATCTAGTGGCAACGTGCCGGCATAGCTGCGTAATGTTTGCGAGGAGGAGCGGTCAGGGACGTAAAGTCCGTCCCAAGGCTTCTTTGTAA
- a CDS encoding NACHT and WD40 domain protein, which translates to MGFNIKQLFRRDRQKKSGKHADPQPDTHKHKDTVASPETNVPSASAGANSATEDHQNEPPPSSQDLWQAAFARLNPDDQRKLMLLNTLDENNPDPQMRDLVHTVIETTKKRYDEYQRKGLKIKRPNREDVNVRDSALNIVSATLSFQDIIGAAVCCDPTGYAGKVWGIISVGLTMIQNHQDLQASIFQASGLLTDVLSRCAFIESHCLTSNTTDPETKDMLRNAIVRVYFAVLQYSSSVVSIQHSGAGRQFRLSVIALADQPLTALKTAIGEEEKHLERWVQFDQQLLWKQKAEQTLAQIDDVLSGIQDLSREMELCKLTIAEGAAFDSYMNQHEVECLPGTRTDLLKQVTDWSLSTQGECIFWLSGMAGTGKSTVSRTVCKLLQEQGLLGASFFFKRGKSDCGRAEKFFATIVRQIIIQEPRLIPSIRRAIQRDPSISTKSLGEQFNKLLLEPLLAVKEDPAGISVLAIVVDALDECDPENDIGLLLRLLPRISTQSPIRLRVFLTSRPEIPIREGFDNVSENDHRSIGLHGVVESSIRHDILLFMNDRFEEMRQKFSLPQGWPGESTIRDLVNIATPLFIAAATMCRFIADRRWNPEQRLALVLGSGSTKNAPKSYISKLEHTYLPVFEQILHSRDDDDDEDEKEQLVQEYRVIVGTIIILANPLGLTSLAKLLNMPSNDVSRRLDFLHSVLSIPDDEDTPIQLFHQSFRDFLLHPKVRTKTKFWIDEEHIHRETLFRCIEVMTRENGGLSKNICQLSSDATLRSDINDEVIRDHFSAELRYSCHYWSYHLQQGRYQITDHDEIHKFVQKHLLHWLEAMSVLGLAPEIVRGIRTLQSAVQPHSGRIVSKFLHDAHRFILKNSWVANNAPLQLYAAALAFAPANSVVRDIFQSEIPRCFIKLPSVEENWNAELLSLDIKDVNAVAFSPDSRLIASASMSKQVKLWDSVTGLLLHTLDQVFYTGGLTFSPNGAHVACSSWDDTIQDDTVQLWDIDTGALYKSFPQPTSPVVNLTFSPDNKLLVLATSEDTIDICDLASERVIRTLEGHSDRVNALAISSDSKLIASGSNDNSVRIWKIDTGALLQTLEHSGPIRSVGLSPNNELMASVPRERAIWIWDAATGELQQKVDFDIIESSIFSPERILEATGFNSARLSDRILSTLFHKFDGSSRETWKLAVSPDSALLVSCSDDGSVRLCDARIAATKPTIQGHSNEVAAIQLSPNRKLLGSVSSDHKVLLWDATTGSLLHTFEGYSRKSGTFSFSPDSKLVAFRPQSDSTCVQLWDVETAQLYRTLEDHLDSIDRVMFSPNCQQLASIEEGGTITIWNIQTGERMFSLESRGSWVCVAFSRSGAKLATGSYDTVRVWDANTGVLQLELKEHKTIVTAVAFLPDEKLISSGSNDGKLCFWDLSKGELSQTLHSSGAINQIVFSADGRLMASGTLSQTFRLWDRETGHSIYASDYHASHYRDGIANLRFSSDNTYLEADFGRLRIPCNEKNNSISTRRPNIILGEQWLHIGEERVLWLPVEYRPKTSAYYDGTFAIGSESGLVSFISVDMSVDANGHS; encoded by the exons ATGGGATTCAATATCAAACAACTTTTCAGAAGAGACCGGCAAAAGAAATCGGGAAAACATGCTGACCCACAACCAGATACGCATAAGCACAAGGACACTGTGGCATCCCCAGAGACCAATGTGCCGTCTGCTAGCGCTGGAGCCAATTCTGCGACTGAAGACCACCAGAATGAACCTCCGCCAAGCTCGCAAGATCTGTGGCAAGCTGCCTTTGCCAGACTCAATCCTGATGATCAACGCAAGCTGATGCTTCTCAACACGCTCGACGAGAACAATCCCGACCCTCAGATGAGGGACCTAGTACATACTGTTATAGAGACGACCAAAAAGCGGTACGATGAATATCAAAGGAAAGGGCTGAAGATCAAAAGGCCGAACAGAGAAGATGTCAACGTTCGAGATTCTGCTCTCAACATAGTCAGCGCCACGTTATCCTTCCAAGATATTATCGGTGCTGCTGTTTGCTGTGACCCCACTGGGTATGCAGGGAAAGTGTGGGGCATTATATCAGTGGGATTAACG ATGATACAAAATCATCAGGACCTACAAGCTTCAATCTTCCAAGCATCAGGGCTCCTCACGGATGTGTTGAGTCGGTGTGCTTTCATTGAGAGCCATTGCCTAACGAGTAACACCACTGATCCTGAGACAAAAGACATGCTACGCAACGCCATAGTTCGTGTTTATTTTGCTGTATTGCAATACTCATCTAGCGTTGTTTCGATTCAGCACTCGGGTGCTGGACGGCAGTTTCGCCTTAGCGTTATAGCTTTGGCTGACCAGCCCTTGACGGCGCTTAAAACCgccattggagaagaggagaagcaCTTGGAAAGATGGGTTCAGTTTGATCAACAATTGCTTTGGAAACAAAAAGCGGAGCAAACGCTTGCTCAGATTGACGACGTGTTGAGCGGTATTCAAGACCTTAGCCGGGAGATGGAACTCTGCAAATTAACCATCGCTGAAGGAGCTGCATTTGACTCATACATGAACCAGCATGAAGTAGAGTGTCTCCCAGGCACTAGGACAGACCTTCTTAAGCAGGTGACGGACTGGTCACTTTCAACTCAAGGAGAATGCATCTTTTGGTTGAGTGGGATGGCAGGAACAGGAAAGTCAACTGTTTCTCGTACCGTTTGTAAGTTACTACAAGAGCAGGGACTTTTGGGGGCtagcttctttttcaagaGAGGAAAGTCGGATTGCGGAAGGGCAGAAAAGTTCTTCGCAACTATAGTTCGGCAAATAATTATCCAAGAACCTCGTCTTATACCAAGCATTCGAAGAGCAATTCAGAGAGATCCTTCTATATCGACAAAATCTCTTGGAGAGCAATTTAACAAGCTGCTACTTGAACCCTTATTGGCAGTGAAAGAGGACCCTGCGGGAATCTCCGTTTTAGCTATTGTGGTTGACGCACTAGATGAATGCGACCCAGAAAATGATATCGGGCTTCtacttcgtcttctccctaGGATCTCAACTCAAAGTCCGATCCGCCTTCGCGTGTTTCTCACTAGTCGCCCCGAAATTCCAATCCGAGAGGGATTCGATAACGTTTCGGAAAACGACCATCGAAGCATTGGTCTCCATGGCGTTGTGGAATCTTCCATCAGGCATGACATACTTTTGTTCATGAATGATAGATTTGAAGAGATGAGGCAGAAGTTTTCGCTTCCTCAAGGATGGCCAGGAGAAAGTACAATACGGGATTTGGTCAACATCGCTACTCCATTATTTATTGCTGCTGCTACCATGTGCCGCTTTATTGCAGATCGGAGGTGGAACCCAGAACAGCGCCTAGCTCTTGTTCTCGGCTCAGGGAGTACTAAGAATGCGCCCAAAAGTTATATCTCGAAGCTGGAACACACATACCTTCCCGTATTTGAGCAAATCCTCCATAGTAgggatgacgacgacgatgaagacgagaaagagcAGCTGGTTCAAGAATATCGAGTGATTGTGGGGACGATCATCATTCTTGCGAATCCACTCGGACTCACGTCCTTGGCAAAGCTTTTGAATATGCCGAGTAACGATGTGAGCCGTAGACTAGATTTTCTTCATTCAGTCCTAAGTATCCCTGACGACGAGGATACGCCCATACAGCTTTTCCACCAGTCATTTCGGGATTTTCTCCTTCATCCAAAAGTCCGTACGAAGACCAAGTTCTGGATTGATGAGGAGCATATACATAGGGAAACCTTATTTAGATGCATCGAGGTGATGACCCGAGAGAATGGTGGATTGTCAAAGAACATTTGTCAATTATCGAGTGATGCGACGCTGCGAAGTGATATAAATGATGAGGTTATTCGAGACCATTTTTCGGCGGAGCTACGATATTCGTGCCATTACTGGAGTTATCACCTACAGCAGGGAAGATATCAGATTACTGATCATGACGAGATCCACAAATTTGTCCAAAAGCATCTTCTTCACTGGCTGGAAGCCATGAGTGTTTTGGGACTGGCACCCGAGATTGTGAGAGGTATCAGAACATTACAGTCAGCAGTGCAA CCTCACTCCGGGCGCATAGTGTCGAAATTCCTTCATGATGCACACCGGTTTATCTTGAAGAATTCTTGGGTTGCTAACAATGCGCCTCTTCAGCTCTACGCTGCCGCCCTGGCATTTGCCCCAGCAAACTCAGTTGTGCGGGATATCTTTCAAAGCGAGATACCTAGGTGCTTTATAAAGCTGCCTAGTGTGGAAGAGAACTGGAACGCAGAGCTACTGAGCCTCGACATTAAGGATGTGAATGCAGTGGCATTCTCTCCAGACAGTAGACTAATCGCCTCTGCCTCTATGAGTAAACAGGTCAAATTGTGGGACTCAGTTACGGGGCTATTGCTTCATACCCTGGACCAGGTCTTCTACACCGGTGGTCTGACATTCTCACCAAATGGTGCTCATGTTGCATGTAGCTCTTGGGATGATACAATCCAAGATGACACTGTCCAGTTGTGGGATATAGATACAGGAGCTCTTTACAAGTCCTTCCCGCAACCTACCTCTCCAGTGGTCAACCTAACATTCTCACCGGATAATAAGCTACTGGTCTTAGCAACCTCTGAGGATACAATCGATATATGCGATCTCGCCAGTGAAAGGGTAATCCGAACCCTGGAAGGCCATTCCGATAGAGTGAACGCACTGGCGATATCCTCAGACAGCAAACTAATAGCATCTGGATCAAATGATAATTCGGTAAGGATTTGGAAGATCGACACAGGAGCTTTACTGCAGACGTTGGAACACAGCGGGCCTATCAGATCGGTCGGACTTTCCCCAAACAATGAGCTTATGGCATCCGTCCCCCGAGAAAGAGCGATTTGGATATGGGATGCAGCCACGGGTGAACTACAGCAAAAGGTCGACTTTGATATAATAGAGTCATCTATATTTTCACCGGAACGTATACTCGAAGCCACGGGGTTCAATTCCGCTCGACTATCGGACAGAATTTTGAGCACGCTGTTTCACAAATTTGATGGGAGTAGCCGCGAAACCTGGAAATTAGCAGTCTCTCCGGACAGCGCCCTACTTGTATCATGCTCGGATGATGGAAGTGTACGACTGTGTGACGCAAGGATCGCTGCAACAAAGCCCACCATACAAGGCCATTCGAATGAAGTTGCTGCTATACAGCTCTCCCCCAATCGCAAGCTCCTTGGCTCAGTCTCTTCTGATCATAAGGTTCTACTCTGGGATGCTACTACAGGCAGCCTGCTTCATACGTTCGAGGGCTATTCAAGGAAATCTGGgacattttctttctcgccTGATAGCAAATTGGTGGCGTTTCGCCCGCAGTCGGACAGCACATGTGTTCAACTATGGGACGTGGAGACAGCTCAACTATATCGCACGCTTGAGGACCACTTGGATTCAATTGATCGAGTAATGTTTTCTCCCAACTGTCAACAGTTGGCTTCAATCGAAGAAGGTGGCACAATCACTATATGGAATATTCAAACCGGGGAACGAATGTTCAGCCTGGAGTCGCGTGGAAGTTGGGTGTGTGTGGCATTTTCACGAAGTGGAGCGAAATTAGCCACAGGCTCCTACGATACAGTACGAGTGTGGGATGCTAATACAGGCGTGCTACAACTAGAACTAAAAGAGCATAAAACAATAGTCACGGCAGTCGCATTTTTACCGGATGAAAAACTCATATCCTCCGGGTCCAATGATGGCAAACTCTGTTTTTGGGATTTGAGCAAAGGCGAATTAAGTCAAACTCTTCACAGCTCTGGAGCTATCAACCAGATAGTGTTCTCAGCAGATGGGAGACTTATGGCATCTGGAACTCTTTCTCAGACCTTCCGTCTGTGGGATAGAGAAACGGGACACTCCATCTATGCTTCCGACTATCATGCGTCTCATTATCGGGACGGGATAGCCAATTTACGCTTTTCGAGCGATAACACATACTTGGAAGCAGACTTTGGAAGATTGCGTATCCCTTGCAATGAGAAGAACAATTCCATATCTACGCGGCGGCCGAATATCATACTGGGGGAGCAATGGTTGCACATCGGGGAGGAAAGAGTTCTTTGGCTGCCAGTCGAGTACCGACCCAAAACATCGGCATACTACGACGGTACGTTCGCCATTGGAAGTGAATCCGGCCTGGTGTCATTCATCAGTGTCGATATGAGTGTAGATGCAAATGGCCATTCTTGA